A segment of the Tautonia rosea genome:
AGGTGACGGTGACGCCTTCGATCGGCTTGGCCGCCTCGTCGACGGCGCGGACACAGGCGCCGCAGCAGAGGTGGACGCCTTCGAGGGTGATCGTCTTTTCCTCGGCCGGACGGTCGGAGGTTGCGACAGCGGCCGCCGGGACGATGAGGGCGGCCGCGGCGAGCAGGGCAAGGGTGCGGAGGGGGTTCATGGGAGATTTGCCTTGGTTTTGATGAGTGAAGGTGTTGGGCGTTGCGAAACGGGGTGAAGGAGGACTCCCTCACCCGGCCTTCGGCCACCCTCTCCCCGCTCGCGGGGAGAGGGCTGGGGATGCTCGGAATCGCGACCGTTTCCGTCCCCCTCTCCCCGCTCGCGGGGAGAGGGCTGGGGTGAGGGTTCCGAGTCTGCCCGCGAGCTTGAGAGTCGGGGCTCGATCACGCGATTCCTCGGAGCCATTGTTCAACACACGGGCCGAGGGCTCAAGCCCCAGGAGCGGCCGCTCCCCCCTGCCCTTCGTCGTCGGCCGCTGCGGCGAACAACTCGGCGACCGGGACTAGGAAGCCGGGGAGGACCAGGCCCTCGGCGGTTTGAGTCTCGGTGAAGGGACGTTCGACCCAGGTGCCGGCGTCTCGGATCAGGACCGTGATCCGGCGATCGATCGGATCAACAATCCAGTATTCGAACAGGCCGAAGGCGAGGTATTCTTCGCGCTTGGTGGTGTAATCTCGCTCGCGAGCCTCGGCTCCAGGAGAGACGACCTCCATGACGAGGCTCGGGACGCGAACGCCCCGGAGGTCCTTCGGCGCATTGCGCAGGACCACCGCCACATCCGGGTGCCGGCCGGAGCCGAAGCCCGGGAGCCGGAGCTCCCCTCCCCCGCCGGCGCGATGGATCAGGCCGGGGTGATTGCGGTCGAAATCGTTGAGGCTGTGAATGAGGTTCCAGACGATCAGGCCGTGGTCTTCGCCGGGGAAACTGGTGACTTCAAGGAATCCACGCGCCAGTTCATAACGATATCCTTCCTCGGTGTCGGCGTCGAGGAACTCTTGCAAGGTCAATCGTCGACCGTGGTCGAGCGGGCCGAGGTGGATCGTTTCGCTGGTCGAGGCCATCAGGGCGATCCTCTGGGGGGGACTGCACTCGTCCTTGCAGCATGCACGCCTGCGCGGGAGAATTTTGTCTTTCGCTCAGGGAGTGTGGGCAGGGGGTCGTTGAGCCTAATTTTCACTTAGAAGCCACAGCAGATTGCTTTTAAACTATTATTGATATCCTTGCGGAGCCTTATGATGGCTGAACACCGGATCGAGTTCGAGATCTATCGGCTGAACGTGATCGACGACGAAGACTTGCTTCCCATGATGGGGGAGCCGATTTCAACGGACAGGGACATCCTGCGTGTTGTCGAATATGCCACTTCCGCTGAGCTAGATTACATCTCCGAGCGAGACCAAGCTTCCAGTATATACAAATGGGGGCTGCGTGAGTTCGTTGAATACAATGTCGAAGGCGTCTCTACGGCCCCGCTCGCTGGCGTGACCTATTCTAGGGCGACTTTGCGGCAGGCGGGTACGATATTAACGGATTATGGCCTCGAACAGGGGATTTCAACGCCAGACCAGCCGCTCGCCATTTCCGTCCAGATGATTTTCTACATGGAGCGGCACCTCATCGCGGTGGAGCGCCGGGGGAAAATCATGGATACGCAGGTCTGGCGGTCCTCGCTTCACATCATTCTCGACAAGGCGTCAACTGCCCTCGGGTTCAGGTCGAGCATTCGGCTTGAGGCCGTGTCACACGAGTCCGAGATCCTCGCAACATTCTTCCGTTTCTCCCTCCTGACACACCTCAGGGTCCATTTGCGTCTCCCGAATCCGGACCTCAGCCGGTATATGAAAAGTCTCTACGATATGATGACCGAGGGGCAAGTGCGCGAGCTTTCGCAGGACATGAAGAACAAGAACGGGCTGAGCCAAGAGCAGGGGGCGCTCCCGCATGCTGCGGTGACGATGGCTAATGCCGGTTACAGGAAGGGGGATGTGCTGATGGAGGGAATTATTGACGGCAAACCTCAAACCGTGACTACGGGGCAGAATGCTGTTCGGGCGAGTATAGACGCGACAAGAGGGTTCGAAGAGCTGCGGGAGTATGCTCGAGGCGCAGCGGCGGCGGCTTCGGCCAAGAGCACCAAGGAGGCGCTCGAAGCATTGATCGGAGAGATTAACAATAAGATAGAAGCCGAGAGAGCTGGGTGATGACTATCAAGGTCGACCTCAGGCTAATATGGGGATACATATCCGAACTCGTGCTCGCGAGTATGGCCTACGGGATGCTCAGGATTCTGTTCGCTGGCGAAGACCTTATAGCCTTCACGGTCAGTACGGCGAGCGAGTGGAACGACCTTACGGGGATCTTGTTCTCCGCCGCGCTTGCAATCTGGATTACGTTCGTCAACATCCGGGCAATGCCATTTGGCGAATACCTGCACCGCGTCGGGGCGGAGAAGCAAATCACTGCTGCGTTTGTTTGCGCGATGGCCGTGTTCTTCTGTGCCACCGTCACCTTGACTGCATGCACGGCGATCAGTCGTCCTGAGCCTGCCCATGCAGCGCTGTTTCTGCTTATTTATTCCTTGGTTAATGCTTATACCCTTGTCAGGAATTCGACGCTCCTAATCAAGCTGTATGGAAAATTTAACCGCTTGAGTAAAGCTAAAGTTTCGAGCGATGGAGTTGGGAAGCCGATTCAAGTCTTGCCGCATTCCACTCGCACCGAATCGTAGCTCAAACCATCAGAACGCTCCTGAAGAAGCGGGAAAACCGCGGCCACGCCACGGTGCCGATCTGCGAGCTGAAGCCGTCGCTACGGGAATTGAGCGACCCGGCCGAAGCACCCTACAAGTTCCAGAGGTTTGACGGAACGGAAACGGCCCGCCCTGCTCAACGAGAGGTTGAGCGGGGCGGGCCGTGGGGATGGTTAATGGGGGCCGGAGCCGGCTCGATTAGTCGGCCGAGGGGGCGGGGGTTTCGTCGCGGTAGCGGGCGAAGCTGGGGCCCTTTTCGGCGAGGGCTTCGAGGGCCTCGGGGCGGATGCGGACCTCGGCCTCCTGGTGGGCCTTGAAGCCGGTACCGGCGGGGACGAGGTGGCCGAGGATGACGTTCTCCTTCAGGCCGACGAGGTAGTCGACCTTGCCGGCCAGGGCGGCCTCGGTGAGGACCTTGGTCGTCTCCTGGAAGCTGGCG
Coding sequences within it:
- a CDS encoding Uma2 family endonuclease, which produces MASTSETIHLGPLDHGRRLTLQEFLDADTEEGYRYELARGFLEVTSFPGEDHGLIVWNLIHSLNDFDRNHPGLIHRAGGGGELRLPGFGSGRHPDVAVVLRNAPKDLRGVRVPSLVMEVVSPGAEARERDYTTKREEYLAFGLFEYWIVDPIDRRITVLIRDAGTWVERPFTETQTAEGLVLPGFLVPVAELFAAAADDEGQGGAAAPGA